CATGCCGACCAATACCGGCTACCGTCCAGGTTGATCCTTCCGGTATATTTCTTACCATGTACAGCAGGTCTTCCGGTGTTGCTGGACAAGCTCCTGGGACACCCAGTACAAAGTCAAAATGTAAAGGTGTTTCTACCAAGCCTTGCTTCACCAGCTTCTTGGCGTTTTCGATCATTCCTCTTTCAAAAACTTCAATCTCTGGTTTTACACCCATCTCTTTCATCTTTGTAGCAAACTTTTCTATATATTCTTCTGTATTCATAAAAACATCCGGTCCAAAGTTACATGTACCTGCACTTAATGTGGCCATCTCTGGCTTTAGGTCCACAGGCTGTAATCTTTCCTCAGGTCCATGCCAAACTGCACCACCGGTAGATGGTTGGAAGATAATATTGCACTTCGCCTCTATTTTTTCCTTAATCTCTTTATATACATCGTAGGATTGGGTTGGGTTTCCTTCTGCATCTCGAGCGTGTACATGCACAATGGATGCACCAGCTAAATAACATTGGTAAGCTGCCTCTGCAATTTCATCCGGTGTTAAGGGTAGATTCGGTTGGTTCTCTCTCGTTACTTCCGCACCAGTCAATGCAGCGGTTATGATTAATT
Above is a genomic segment from Alkaliphilus oremlandii OhILAs containing:
- the kce gene encoding 3-keto-5-aminohexanoate cleavage enzyme, with translation MDKLIITAALTGAEVTRENQPNLPLTPDEIAEAAYQCYLAGASIVHVHARDAEGNPTQSYDVYKEIKEKIEAKCNIIFQPSTGGAVWHGPEERLQPVDLKPEMATLSAGTCNFGPDVFMNTEEYIEKFATKMKEMGVKPEIEVFERGMIENAKKLVKQGLVETPLHFDFVLGVPGACPATPEDLLYMVRNIPEGSTWTVAGIGRHELPLATMGIILGGHVRVGFEDNVYYGKGQLAQSNAELVERVVRIAKELGREVATPDEARRILNI